A window of Fictibacillus halophilus contains these coding sequences:
- a CDS encoding LacI family DNA-binding transcriptional regulator has translation MATIQDVAKKAGLSRTTVSRVINEHPYVTEEKKRLVTQAMQELNYVPNSSARRLRRQQTETIAVYVPRITNPFFSHLVEVMEKEAAKKGYQLILCQTRYKKEQERNFLELLKTKQVDGLILTSIENDWSEFEPYLSFGPIVVCNEYSDSAQVPSVYLNQIEGSYLGTKHLIDQGYTKIGYCTGNHKSSRVSKDRKIGFLQALDDAGIMMKEEWFFYNAYSVQDGFAAFKKLSELSDRPQAVFTGSDEVAAGIAKAAFDAGWRVPEDLAIIGFDNQPLAALMDLTTVEQPIDTIAKQAMELMVEAIQAKKPLSRKEVILPFQLIKRSST, from the coding sequence ATGGCAACCATTCAAGATGTGGCGAAGAAAGCAGGATTATCCCGCACAACTGTCTCGAGGGTGATCAATGAACATCCGTATGTGACAGAAGAGAAGAAACGTCTCGTAACGCAGGCGATGCAAGAACTGAATTATGTGCCCAATTCATCAGCAAGACGATTGAGGCGACAGCAAACGGAAACAATTGCTGTTTATGTACCTCGGATCACGAATCCATTTTTTAGTCATTTGGTTGAAGTGATGGAGAAGGAAGCTGCAAAAAAAGGCTATCAGCTGATTTTGTGTCAGACCCGTTATAAGAAAGAGCAAGAGCGGAATTTCTTAGAGCTTTTAAAAACAAAACAAGTAGATGGTCTGATTTTAACATCCATAGAAAACGATTGGAGTGAGTTTGAACCATACTTATCGTTCGGCCCCATCGTCGTTTGTAACGAATACTCAGACTCTGCTCAAGTACCTTCCGTCTACTTAAACCAGATAGAAGGAAGCTACCTAGGAACGAAGCACTTGATCGACCAAGGCTATACAAAGATTGGGTATTGTACCGGCAACCACAAAAGCTCCAGAGTTTCCAAAGACAGAAAGATTGGTTTCTTACAAGCACTAGATGATGCGGGAATCATGATGAAGGAAGAGTGGTTCTTTTACAACGCCTATAGTGTGCAAGACGGCTTTGCTGCATTTAAAAAATTGAGTGAGTTATCTGATCGGCCGCAAGCTGTTTTCACCGGAAGTGACGAAGTGGCAGCAGGTATTGCAAAAGCTGCGTTTGACGCAGGCTGGAGAGTACCGGAAGACCTCGCCATCATAGGCTTTGATAATCAGCCTTTGGCAGCATTAATGGATCTAACGACGGTTGAACAGCCGATTGACACGATCGCTAAGCAGGCTATGGAGTTGATGGTAGAAGCAATTCAGGCAAAGAAGCCATTGAGTCGAAAAGAAGTGATTTTGCCATTTCAGTTGATCAAACGATCCTCGACATAA
- a CDS encoding type 1 glutamine amidotransferase domain-containing protein, with protein sequence MSKHILMVVTTADHMNNEHSTGLWLSEFGEAYVEFAKAGHTITVASPKGGKAPVDDRSLEGEVPQEILDTAKYLENTLKLEELTELDGFDAIFLPGGHGTMFDLPENTKLQEVIRDLYEQNKVVAAVCHGPAGLVGVKLSDGTPLVSGKKVTAFTDAEEVATTLDQYMPFLLETRMRELGAHFVAAENWADHVQRDGQLITGQNPQSTISVAKEVLKQLA encoded by the coding sequence ATGTCTAAACATATATTAATGGTCGTTACAACGGCTGATCACATGAACAACGAACATTCAACAGGCCTTTGGCTTTCTGAATTTGGTGAAGCTTATGTGGAGTTCGCTAAAGCGGGTCATACTATAACGGTTGCAAGTCCTAAGGGTGGAAAAGCTCCTGTAGATGACCGCAGCCTAGAAGGTGAAGTGCCTCAAGAGATTCTTGACACAGCCAAATACCTTGAAAACACATTGAAGCTAGAAGAGTTAACTGAACTTGATGGATTTGATGCGATCTTCTTGCCAGGCGGTCATGGAACCATGTTTGATCTTCCAGAAAACACAAAACTGCAAGAAGTCATCCGCGACCTTTATGAGCAAAATAAAGTAGTAGCAGCGGTATGTCATGGCCCTGCAGGTCTGGTTGGTGTGAAACTTTCTGATGGCACACCATTAGTATCAGGGAAAAAAGTGACTGCATTCACAGATGCTGAAGAAGTGGCGACAACGCTTGATCAGTATATGCCTTTCTTGTTAGAAACACGCATGCGTGAACTAGGTGCTCATTTTGTGGCTGCTGAGAATTGGGCAGATCATGTACAAAGAGATGGACAACTCATTACGGGTCAAAACCCACAATCTACAATTTCTGTAGCCAAAGAAGTTTTGAAGCAGTTGGCATAA
- a CDS encoding lipoate--protein ligase — translation MLFIDNENITDPRVNLAIEEFALKHLDINETYLLFYINEPSIIIGKNQNTVEEINADYVRDEGIHVVRRLSGGGAVYHDLGNLNFSFITKDDGNSFHDFKKFTDPVVKALKKLGVNAELSGRNDILADGKKISGNAQFSTKGRMFSHGTLLFDSEIENVVSALNVRMDKIESKGIKSIRSRVTNIREHLDEDMTMEEFKQTLLAYLFEELDSVPKYELTESDWEEIRKISRERYANWDWNYGKSPKFNVELSNRFAAGSVDIRLHIVKGIIQESKIFGDFFGVGDVSDIENKLNGVRYDREAIESVLEDIDLSHYFGNVTRQEFLDLLY, via the coding sequence ATGCTTTTTATTGATAATGAAAATATTACAGACCCAAGAGTGAATCTAGCTATAGAAGAGTTCGCTTTAAAACATTTAGACATCAATGAAACGTATTTGCTTTTTTATATAAATGAACCATCGATTATCATCGGTAAGAACCAAAATACCGTTGAAGAGATCAATGCGGACTATGTTCGTGATGAAGGGATTCATGTGGTTCGTCGTTTATCAGGTGGTGGTGCGGTGTATCATGACCTTGGAAACTTAAACTTTAGCTTTATTACAAAAGATGACGGTAATTCGTTTCATGATTTCAAGAAGTTTACCGATCCTGTTGTAAAAGCACTGAAAAAACTTGGTGTGAACGCTGAATTAAGCGGACGAAACGATATTTTGGCAGACGGTAAGAAAATTTCCGGAAACGCACAGTTTTCAACGAAAGGCCGTATGTTTAGCCATGGGACATTACTTTTTGATTCTGAGATCGAGAATGTAGTTTCTGCCCTAAACGTGCGTATGGACAAGATCGAGTCAAAAGGTATCAAGTCCATCCGCAGCCGTGTAACGAACATCCGTGAGCACTTGGATGAAGATATGACGATGGAAGAATTCAAACAGACTCTTCTTGCGTATTTATTCGAAGAATTGGATTCTGTTCCAAAATACGAATTGACGGAAAGCGATTGGGAAGAAATCCGCAAAATCTCAAGAGAGCGTTATGCCAACTGGGATTGGAACTACGGAAAATCTCCGAAGTTCAATGTGGAACTTTCGAACCGATTTGCAGCAGGTTCTGTTGATATCCGTCTGCACATCGTTAAAGGAATCATTCAAGAAAGTAAGATCTTTGGTGATTTCTTCGGTGTAGGTGACGTATCAGATATCGAAAACAAGCTGAACGGAGTACGTTATGACCGTGAAGCGATTGAAAGTGTGTTAGAAGATATTGATTTGAGCCATTATTTCGGGAATGTAACGCGTCAGGAGTTTCTAGATCTTCTATATTAG
- a CDS encoding carbohydrate ABC transporter permease — protein MPNNQKPIATKTNQKAKKKRSDRSLGYMLIAPSMILILIIAIWPVFQSFYYSMFDLRLNNPAKSEAYVSYKVNLQTYLDNYPFLISSLEDELDEATGKTKTELEAIKTNLEKVDAELKSDQELSSKYDEVDEKLTVMEPISEELAVSDLDKEVALDLEKAVTDSSERIRELKGELQNPEDVIGLSASLKDSVITPNFIGLKHYKENLTDSRMWKAIQNTTVFTVISVFAELVIGLAIALLINKAFFGRGLVRATILIPWAIPTAVSAFMWKYLYDGQNGIVAKAFAEIGLFDQMTDMLTTSTGAMFAVIFADVWKTTPYMALLLLAGLQTIPSSLYEAAAIDGASKWKQFLKITLPLLKSSILVALLFRTLDAFRVFDLIYVLTGGGPANSTETISILAYKVMFAQTNFGEGSALSVIVFICVAIISMIYIKFLGRDLLNDK, from the coding sequence ATGCCTAATAACCAAAAGCCAATAGCAACTAAAACAAATCAAAAGGCGAAGAAAAAGCGTTCTGACCGTTCTCTAGGCTACATGCTGATCGCCCCGTCGATGATCTTGATCTTAATCATTGCCATTTGGCCCGTATTTCAATCTTTCTATTACAGCATGTTTGATCTACGACTGAACAACCCAGCAAAATCGGAAGCGTATGTGTCGTATAAAGTGAATCTGCAAACCTATCTAGATAACTATCCGTTCTTAATCAGTTCACTAGAAGATGAACTAGATGAAGCAACTGGAAAAACAAAAACAGAGCTTGAAGCGATTAAAACAAACCTAGAAAAAGTAGATGCAGAATTAAAGTCTGATCAAGAATTAAGTAGCAAGTATGATGAAGTGGACGAGAAGCTTACCGTGATGGAGCCGATCAGTGAAGAGCTTGCTGTTTCTGATTTGGACAAAGAAGTAGCGCTCGATCTGGAGAAAGCTGTTACAGATTCTTCCGAACGAATTAGAGAATTGAAGGGTGAACTGCAAAACCCAGAAGACGTGATCGGACTTTCAGCATCATTAAAGGATTCAGTTATCACACCTAACTTTATCGGGCTGAAGCATTATAAAGAAAATCTAACAGATAGCCGCATGTGGAAGGCGATTCAAAATACAACGGTCTTTACGGTTATCTCCGTTTTTGCAGAGCTCGTTATAGGTCTCGCGATTGCACTCCTTATCAATAAAGCTTTCTTTGGTAGAGGACTTGTCAGAGCAACGATCCTCATTCCATGGGCGATTCCAACCGCTGTTTCAGCATTCATGTGGAAATATCTATATGATGGTCAGAACGGAATTGTAGCCAAAGCTTTTGCGGAAATCGGATTGTTTGACCAGATGACGGATATGCTGACAACAAGTACAGGTGCAATGTTTGCCGTAATTTTCGCAGACGTATGGAAAACGACGCCTTATATGGCACTCTTGTTATTAGCGGGGCTTCAAACGATTCCGAGTTCATTGTATGAAGCAGCCGCGATTGATGGAGCTAGCAAGTGGAAACAGTTCTTAAAGATCACGCTACCTTTGTTAAAGTCTAGCATCCTCGTTGCTTTGCTGTTTCGTACACTAGATGCTTTCCGTGTATTTGACTTAATCTATGTACTCACAGGTGGGGGGCCAGCAAACTCTACGGAAACGATATCGATTCTGGCTTACAAAGTAATGTTTGCACAAACCAATTTCGGTGAAGGTTCGGCGCTGTCGGTTATCGTCTTTATCTGTGTAGCGATCATATCTATGATCTACATCAAATTCCTTGGACGAGACCTTTTAAATGACAAATAA
- a CDS encoding amino acid ABC transporter ATP-binding protein, whose amino-acid sequence MIKVKNLKKSFGDLEVLKDINAEIKAQEVVCVIGPSGSGKSTFLRCINKLEDITGGQVIVNGTDITDPKTNINKIREDVGMVFQQFNLFPHKTVLENVTLAPLKVKSANKEETRDKALKLLAKVGLQDKANAYPSQLSGGQKQRVAIARALAMDPKIMLFDEPTSALDPEMVGEVLEVMKDLAREGMTMVVVTHEMGFAREVGDRVIFMDGGYIVEENVPSELFGNTQHERTKSFLSKVL is encoded by the coding sequence ATGATTAAAGTAAAAAATTTAAAAAAGTCCTTTGGTGATCTTGAGGTTCTGAAGGATATCAATGCAGAAATAAAAGCACAAGAAGTTGTTTGTGTGATCGGCCCTTCTGGCTCAGGAAAAAGTACATTTCTCCGCTGTATCAACAAACTTGAAGATATAACAGGTGGACAAGTCATTGTAAACGGAACAGATATCACAGATCCAAAAACGAACATTAATAAAATTCGGGAAGATGTAGGAATGGTTTTTCAGCAGTTCAACCTCTTCCCTCATAAAACCGTCTTAGAAAACGTAACACTTGCACCTCTTAAAGTGAAAAGCGCCAATAAAGAGGAAACCCGTGACAAAGCGTTGAAACTGCTCGCAAAAGTAGGATTGCAAGATAAAGCAAACGCCTATCCTTCTCAGCTTAGCGGTGGTCAGAAACAGCGTGTTGCCATCGCCCGTGCACTCGCGATGGATCCTAAGATCATGCTCTTTGATGAACCTACCTCTGCACTCGATCCAGAGATGGTCGGTGAGGTATTGGAAGTAATGAAAGACCTTGCCCGAGAAGGAATGACAATGGTCGTCGTAACGCACGAGATGGGCTTTGCACGAGAAGTTGGTGACCGCGTGATCTTCATGGATGGCGGTTATATCGTTGAAGAGAACGTTCCTTCTGAATTGTTCGGAAACACGCAGCACGAGCGTACGAAGTCGTTTTTAAGTAAAGTTTTATAA
- a CDS encoding LysR family transcriptional regulator, translating into MIDFEWYRSFISIYKHRSVSAAAKARILTQPAMSQHLAALEAEIGEPLFIRAPRKMIPTDKGKELYTKIVPLIENLENTTLQMLHSSSGNGRAPVIRIGSPAEYFTIRTLPKIRDLDIRFLSQFGVAGTLLEKLERDEVDLILTTQKTQQQGIEYQKLEDEVFVAVVPPTYETGAGNDAVEIERWLNNQKWLSYGLELPIIRRYWRDHFKKRPDFQPCHVIPDLRSILEGIENGLGMSILPTYLFEKSLLANRVKILFPELTTENTIYAAYKVEHKNSPVIVKVLEALKRKN; encoded by the coding sequence ATGATTGATTTTGAATGGTACCGAAGTTTTATCAGCATCTATAAACACCGTTCTGTTTCTGCTGCTGCAAAAGCTAGAATCTTGACACAGCCTGCTATGAGCCAGCATCTAGCAGCATTAGAAGCAGAAATAGGAGAGCCTCTATTTATTCGTGCTCCCCGTAAGATGATACCTACTGACAAAGGAAAAGAGCTGTATACAAAGATCGTTCCACTGATTGAGAACTTGGAAAATACGACACTTCAAATGCTTCATAGTTCTTCTGGCAATGGGCGTGCACCAGTAATCCGAATCGGTTCGCCTGCAGAATATTTTACGATACGAACTCTTCCTAAAATTCGAGATTTAGATATTCGTTTTTTATCTCAGTTTGGAGTGGCAGGTACGTTACTAGAGAAGTTAGAGAGAGATGAAGTGGATCTCATTCTGACGACTCAAAAAACACAGCAGCAAGGAATAGAATATCAAAAACTTGAGGATGAAGTGTTTGTTGCTGTGGTACCACCAACCTATGAAACGGGTGCAGGAAATGATGCTGTAGAAATTGAACGATGGCTTAACAACCAGAAATGGCTTAGTTATGGATTGGAACTTCCTATTATAAGAAGGTATTGGCGTGATCATTTTAAAAAGCGGCCAGACTTTCAACCTTGCCACGTGATTCCTGATTTAAGATCTATTTTAGAGGGCATTGAAAATGGGTTGGGAATGAGTATACTTCCCACTTATCTATTTGAAAAATCATTGCTAGCAAATCGTGTAAAGATATTGTTTCCTGAGCTAACCACAGAAAACACAATCTATGCCGCATATAAAGTAGAACATAAAAACAGCCCTGTAATAGTAAAAGTACTAGAGGCTCTCAAACGCAAAAACTAG
- a CDS encoding putative quinol monooxygenase, whose translation MSITINAILTATPGKEDALREELIKVVHASREEEGCISYTLHESTDNPETFVFYENWLDEDALNRHIESNHYKNYRKNIETLVQKREVYRLNIIDL comes from the coding sequence TTGTCAATTACCATTAACGCAATACTCACAGCAACACCAGGTAAAGAGGATGCTTTGCGCGAAGAATTGATCAAGGTTGTACATGCATCACGTGAAGAAGAAGGATGTATCAGCTATACTCTGCACGAATCTACTGATAATCCTGAGACTTTTGTGTTTTATGAAAACTGGCTTGATGAAGATGCACTCAACAGGCATATTGAATCCAATCATTATAAAAATTATCGAAAAAACATAGAAACGCTTGTTCAGAAAAGAGAAGTATACCGCTTAAACATCATTGACCTATAG
- a CDS encoding ABC transporter substrate-binding protein, with translation MKKLKKISKVISTSLALSLVLAACSDKEEGSSNSNNSGGDKDEKVTIVYARGKDDTQGTTAMVEAFEKKYPNINVDFKEMPADTGKQHDAYVTAFNANSDEIDVVDLDVIWPAEFAQAGFLMPLDRFMEKDGINPDDYNQGAITASKFKGKQWALPKFIDAGMLFYRTDLVDEGSVPKTWDELLAKAKETKGQGGTQFGYLMQAKQYEGLVCNAVEFIASYGGQIIDENGDVKVDSPESIKGIAKLVEVANSDVVPQNVTTFAEPESHTAFINGQAGLIRNWPYQFALANDEKQSKIAGKVGVAPLPAGDAGSAAALGGWMAGINKNTKHPEEAWKFLSFMAGKEGQKIDAIKGGHAPTILSLYEDQEILDANPYFKEEGFVNALEAAVSRPVAPNYPEISDIIQVQVSQAVAKKITPEQAAKNMQKEISAKLVK, from the coding sequence ATGAAAAAGCTTAAGAAAATCTCAAAAGTGATTTCTACTTCACTAGCGTTGTCACTTGTACTTGCAGCTTGTTCGGACAAAGAAGAAGGAAGCAGCAACAGTAACAATTCCGGCGGTGATAAAGACGAAAAAGTAACGATCGTCTATGCACGTGGTAAGGATGATACACAAGGTACAACAGCAATGGTGGAAGCTTTTGAAAAGAAATACCCTAACATTAATGTTGATTTTAAAGAAATGCCTGCTGATACGGGCAAACAGCATGACGCTTATGTGACAGCGTTCAACGCTAACTCAGATGAGATCGACGTTGTTGATCTAGACGTTATCTGGCCAGCTGAGTTTGCACAAGCAGGATTTTTGATGCCGCTAGACCGCTTTATGGAAAAGGACGGGATCAACCCAGATGATTATAACCAAGGTGCAATCACAGCATCTAAATTTAAAGGAAAGCAATGGGCTCTTCCTAAGTTTATTGATGCAGGAATGCTTTTTTATCGCACAGACTTAGTCGATGAAGGTTCTGTTCCGAAGACATGGGACGAGCTTTTAGCGAAAGCGAAGGAAACGAAGGGCCAAGGTGGAACACAGTTTGGTTACTTGATGCAAGCGAAGCAATACGAAGGTCTTGTATGTAACGCGGTTGAATTTATCGCATCATACGGTGGTCAGATCATCGATGAAAATGGTGATGTTAAAGTTGACTCTCCAGAATCGATCAAAGGAATCGCTAAGCTTGTAGAAGTCGCAAACTCTGATGTTGTTCCGCAGAACGTTACAACGTTTGCTGAGCCAGAGTCACATACAGCATTCATCAATGGTCAAGCAGGTCTGATCCGTAACTGGCCATATCAATTCGCGTTAGCAAATGATGAGAAGCAATCTAAGATCGCAGGTAAAGTTGGAGTAGCTCCACTACCAGCAGGTGATGCAGGTTCTGCTGCAGCACTTGGCGGCTGGATGGCTGGTATCAACAAAAACACGAAGCATCCTGAAGAAGCTTGGAAGTTCTTAAGCTTTATGGCTGGTAAAGAAGGACAGAAGATCGACGCGATCAAAGGTGGACACGCGCCAACGATTCTTTCTCTTTATGAAGACCAAGAAATTTTAGATGCTAACCCATACTTTAAAGAAGAAGGCTTTGTAAACGCACTTGAAGCAGCAGTATCTCGTCCAGTAGCACCAAACTATCCTGAGATCTCTGACATCATTCAAGTACAAGTTTCTCAAGCTGTAGCGAAAAAGATCACACCAGAACAAGCAGCTAAAAATATGCAAAAAGAAATCTCTGCAAAACTAGTAAAGTAA
- a CDS encoding carbohydrate ABC transporter permease, with amino-acid sequence MNKKAGPMFYVFLTVFVFLVMFPFLWVLASSIKPVAELFGDRAFIPFTDNMTLENYESVFVNYPFLKYLWNSLVVSTITTVYAVLVASFAAYAIARLNFKGKTVILGLVLSVSMFPQIATISPIYIVLKNLGLTNSYLGLIIPYTTFTLPLSIWLLVTFFRKIPFDLEEAAKMDGASPMQTYWRVILPLAIPGIFTTAILVFISAWNEFLFALTINTDDEFKTVPVGIAMFEGQFTIPWGEVTAATVIVTVPLVIMVLLFQRRIVSGLTSGAVKE; translated from the coding sequence ATGAACAAAAAAGCAGGCCCAATGTTTTACGTATTCTTAACAGTGTTTGTCTTCCTTGTCATGTTTCCGTTTTTATGGGTACTGGCAAGTTCAATTAAACCGGTTGCCGAGTTGTTTGGTGATCGTGCGTTCATACCGTTTACGGATAATATGACGTTAGAAAATTACGAATCCGTATTTGTAAACTATCCATTTTTAAAATATTTATGGAACAGTTTAGTCGTGTCAACGATCACTACCGTCTATGCAGTCCTTGTAGCAAGCTTTGCGGCTTATGCGATCGCACGATTAAACTTTAAAGGGAAAACAGTCATCCTTGGATTAGTCTTATCGGTTTCCATGTTTCCACAGATCGCAACCATTTCACCGATCTATATCGTTTTAAAGAATCTAGGATTGACGAACAGTTATCTTGGTTTGATCATTCCGTACACGACATTTACGTTGCCATTATCCATCTGGCTTCTTGTCACGTTCTTCCGAAAGATCCCGTTTGATCTTGAAGAAGCAGCAAAAATGGACGGGGCATCACCTATGCAAACGTACTGGCGTGTGATCTTGCCTTTAGCGATACCAGGAATCTTCACTACAGCGATTCTTGTATTCATATCAGCGTGGAACGAGTTTCTGTTCGCTTTAACGATCAATACTGATGATGAGTTCAAAACCGTTCCGGTTGGGATTGCAATGTTTGAAGGGCAGTTCACAATTCCTTGGGGAGAGGTAACAGCAGCAACGGTTATCGTAACGGTGCCGCTTGTAATTATGGTTCTGCTTTTCCAACGCCGAATCGTGTCAGGGCTAACTTCAGGTGCGGTAAAAGAATAG
- a CDS encoding zinc-binding dehydrogenase codes for MKALLLKERNEWKEMKIEEIEAPTADKGEVVVKIHTAGLNPVDYKTATGGNPNWTYPHILGLDAAGTIHEVGEGVTDWKIGDRVVYHGDFNKKGAYAEFGVTTAHTISRIPDSLSFEEAAALPTAGYTAYQALFRKLPMSSIDTILIHAGAGGVGGFAVQLAKNAGKTVISTASTHNHEYVRSLGADLVIDYREEDVKAKVLEFTNGRGVDAVLDTVGRDSATASLDLIAYNGHIAHIAGAPDYTKVKPFTRVISFHEVALNAIHHNHDEVAERDLAKMGDELLALVADKKVSSLLEQVITLEEVPATLEKLSERHVKGKIVCKLV; via the coding sequence ATGAAAGCTTTACTTTTAAAGGAACGTAATGAATGGAAAGAAATGAAGATAGAAGAAATTGAAGCACCAACTGCGGACAAAGGTGAGGTAGTAGTAAAAATTCATACTGCTGGACTAAATCCTGTTGATTATAAAACAGCAACTGGAGGAAATCCAAACTGGACATACCCACACATTTTAGGACTTGATGCTGCAGGTACCATTCATGAAGTTGGAGAAGGTGTAACCGACTGGAAGATTGGTGATCGTGTTGTGTATCACGGAGATTTCAACAAAAAAGGTGCATACGCTGAATTCGGAGTAACAACGGCACATACCATCTCACGTATTCCAGATTCTCTATCTTTTGAGGAAGCAGCGGCTCTTCCAACAGCAGGCTATACGGCATATCAGGCTCTGTTTAGAAAGTTACCTATGTCTTCAATCGATACGATCTTAATCCATGCAGGTGCAGGTGGTGTAGGGGGATTTGCTGTTCAACTTGCAAAAAATGCAGGGAAAACGGTAATCTCAACGGCTTCTACACACAACCACGAGTATGTTCGTTCGTTAGGAGCAGATCTTGTGATTGATTACAGAGAAGAAGATGTGAAGGCAAAGGTGTTGGAGTTCACGAACGGAAGAGGTGTAGATGCTGTTCTAGATACAGTAGGAAGAGACAGTGCTACAGCATCACTCGACCTCATTGCATACAACGGACATATTGCACATATTGCTGGCGCTCCGGATTATACAAAGGTAAAACCATTTACACGTGTAATCTCTTTTCATGAGGTAGCTTTAAACGCCATTCATCATAACCATGACGAAGTAGCAGAGCGCGACTTAGCAAAAATGGGAGACGAGCTGTTGGCGCTTGTAGCAGATAAGAAAGTTTCTTCATTACTAGAGCAAGTAATCACGCTAGAAGAAGTGCCTGCAACACTTGAAAAGCTTTCAGAGAGACATGTTAAAGGCAAGATTGTTTGTAAGCTTGTATAA
- a CDS encoding MBL fold metallo-hydrolase, with protein sequence MKLTVIGYWGGYPGAGEATSGYLLQSGGFNLLIDCGSGVLSQLQKYIKPEKLDAVVLSHYHADHVADVGVLQYSRLIQSFLQKGIQPLPIYGHDKDQDGFRSLTHGTTTKGIPYHPDEVLKVGPFTITFQLTKHAAVCYAMRITDGKHTIVYTADTALIPELVPFSRYADLLIAECNFYKGMDGSGPGHMTSEDCGKLAQKSEARELLLTHLPHFGQLSQLVTEAKEVYNNKVELASSGWTWGA encoded by the coding sequence ATGAAGCTAACGGTCATCGGATATTGGGGTGGTTATCCAGGAGCGGGTGAAGCCACATCGGGATATCTTCTTCAGAGTGGGGGATTCAATCTGCTCATTGATTGTGGAAGCGGCGTGCTTTCACAACTTCAAAAGTATATAAAGCCAGAAAAACTAGATGCGGTTGTTTTATCGCATTATCACGCAGATCATGTGGCTGATGTAGGTGTTCTTCAATACAGTCGTCTCATTCAGTCGTTTTTACAAAAAGGAATACAGCCACTTCCGATCTATGGGCACGATAAGGATCAAGATGGTTTTCGCTCTCTCACGCACGGGACTACCACAAAGGGAATTCCTTATCATCCAGATGAAGTGTTGAAGGTCGGCCCTTTTACGATTACGTTTCAACTGACAAAGCATGCTGCGGTTTGCTATGCGATGCGCATTACAGACGGAAAACATACCATCGTATATACGGCAGATACTGCGCTCATTCCTGAACTCGTTCCGTTCAGCCGATATGCGGACTTGTTAATCGCAGAATGCAACTTTTACAAAGGAATGGATGGAAGCGGCCCAGGCCACATGACATCAGAGGATTGCGGCAAGCTAGCGCAGAAGTCTGAGGCACGTGAACTGCTCCTTACACACCTTCCTCATTTTGGTCAGTTATCACAGCTTGTCACAGAGGCAAAAGAGGTGTATAACAATAAAGTGGAGCTTGCCTCATCCGGCTGGACGTGGGGAGCTTAA